The stretch of DNA CCGCGGCGTGCTGTTTCTCGATGAAGCCCCTGAGTATGAGCGCCGGGTGCTTGATGCGCTCCGGCAGCCGCTGGAAAGCGGTGAGCTGGTGATCCACCGGTCCGCAGGCACGGCGGCATATCCTGCCCGTTTCCAGCTGGTGCTCGCGGCCAACCCTTGTCCCTGCGGCAAAGCTTCGGGGAAAGGGCTGGACTGCACCTGCACTCCAACGGTGCGCCGGCGCTATCTGTCGCGCCTGTCGGGTCCGCTGCTGGACCGCGTGGACATCCAGCTCGAAGTGGAGCGGGTATCGCTGGCCGACTTCGGCCAGCCGGGTTCAGAGGAGGACTCCGCAACAGTCGCCCAGCGGGTCGCGGCCGCAAGAAAGCGCCAGCTGGGGAGGCTGGTCCCATTCGGATTTGAGACCAACGCCCAGGTCCCCGGCAGATTGCTGAGGGGAACCCTACGGTTGGGGCCACCAACCACACGCATCCTGGACCGCGCCTTGGAGCGCGGCGTCCTGACGGCCCGCGGCTACGACCGCGTCCTCCGTCTGGCATGGACACTTGCTGACCTGGCCGGGCGGGACCTTCCCGACGCCGACGACATCGGCCAGGCACTCAGCCTTCGGCAGGCAACCGCTCCCGCCTAGCGGCACCGGGAGCAGCGAAGACGTCCTCTTTGCCCCAGGCGCCGCACGTACATGACGCCGCAGATGCAGGACGTCGCCCGCCCAAGCCGCCGCTCACACCTGCGGAACGATCAGCTTTTGGAAAGGACACCATAAATGGAGGCCGAAAGGAGAGCCAGGGCTGCGTTGTCCCGGCTGTTCGAGCCGCAGGACGCCGCCGGACTGGCGCTCGTGCAGGTGGCGGGGGCGGAGGACGCGCTGCGAATCGCAATAGGCGAGCTTGCCGCCGGCCCGGAGATAGAGGAGGAGATATCCCGCGTGCTGGCGGACAGCGAGTCCGGCGGCTGGAACGGGCTGGCCACCGTTCGGATGCGTTGGGTTCCCCGGATTCCCGACCTCGCGCCGGACCGGGACCTGGCTACGATGCAACGGCTGGGCGGGCGCATGCTCATTCCCTCTGACGAACTTTGGCCCCGGCAGCTCGCGGACCTCGGCCTCCAGGAACCGATCTGCCTCTGGTGGCGCGGCGTCGAGCAGCCACTGCCGCCGGCGTCCAGTGCCATCGCCCTGGTGGGTTCAAGGGACAGCACCTCCTATGGATCATCCGTCACGGGAGACCTCGCGTACTCGCTCGCGCAGCGAGGGTTTACGATCATCTCCGGAGGGGCCTACGGCATCGATGCCCACGCCCATCGGGCGGCCTTGGCCGGAAGCGGCGGGGGCGTTCCCACGATCGCCGTGATGGCCGGGGGAGTGGACCGTTTCTATCCTTCCGGAAACGAGGACCTTCTGCGGGCCGTGGCAAACCAAGGAGCAGTTCTCGCCGAGGTCCCGCCCGGGTCGGCGCCCACCCGTTACAGGTTCCTGCAGAGAAACCGACTCATCGCGGCGCTGGCATCCGTCACGGTAGTGGTTGAAGCCCGCTGGAGATCCGGTGCCCTCAACACGGCCCACCACGCTGAAACCCTCGGCCGCGCCGTCGGTGCTGTGCCCGGATCCGTGCACAGCGCCAACTCAGCGGGATGCCACCGGCTGCTCCGGGAAGGCGGTGCAGTCTGCGTCACCGACGCAGGTGAGGTCGCCGAACTTGCGTCTCCAAGCGGGGAATCGCTCCCGGCGCCCAAGACGGGCAGGGCGGAAGTCCAGGACGGGCTGACGTTGGAGGACCTGATTCTGCTGGATGCCCTTCCGCTGCGGGCCACCAGCACGGTTGAGAAGCTTGCGACAGTGGCGGGACTGAGTGCAGACTCGGTCCGTGCCGGGCTCGGCAGGCTCGGACTGCTGGGGCTGGCGGAGTCGTACCGGGGCGGCTGGAAACGGTCGGGAAAGGGTGGGTGAGAGGATGCTCGGCGGTAGACGCCCTGATGCCGGGAGCCATGCCACGCCACGGCTCGCCGGTGGCCTCCTTGATCGGACGGCGAATCCTGCGACAGTAGAGGTGTGCCATCTCAGGAACTCCCGGCCCCGCTGGCCACCGCCGCCGAGGGCTTCGCCCGCTATCTGGAAGCGGAACGGGGCCGTTCCGTCCATACCGTGCGGGCCTACGTCTCCGACGTTGAAAGCCTCCTGGGCTTCGCGGCTTCGGAGGGCGTGGCGGATCTTCCCGGGTTGGAGCTTGGCACCCTGCGGCGCTGGCTCGGCGCCCAGAGCGAAGCAGGCATGTCCCGTGCCACCCTGGGCCGGCGCTCCGCCACCGCCCGGGCCTTCACTGCCTGGGCACTCCGTGAGGACCTGATCGACTCCGACCCGGCGCTCCGGTTGAAGGCGCCCAGACGGGAGAAGTCGCTGCCCGGCGTGCTCCATCAGGGACAAGTGCTCCGGCTGGTGGAGGGGGCGGAATCCGCGGCCGTCGAGGGCGGTCCGCTGCCGTTGCGGAACCGGGCCATGGTTGAGCTGCTGTACGCCACCGGTGTACGGGTCGGTGAGCTGGCCGGCCTGGACGTCGATGACCTGGACCCGGACCGGCGGACCCTGCGTGTGCTCGGCAAGGGCAACAAAGAACGTACCGTGCCCTACGGCCTGCCGGCGGCACTGGCGTTGGACGACTGGCTGCGCCGTGGCCGGCCCGCCCTCGCCACCGGAACGTCCGGACCCGCCCTGTTTCTCGGTGCCCGCGGCAACCGGGTGGACCAGCGCCAGGTCCGCAGCGTCGTGCGGGGCCTCCTCGAGGGCTTGGGGGACACCTCCGCAACCGGACCGCACGCCCTGCGCCACTCGGCAGCCACGCACCTGCTCGACGGCGGCGCAGACCTCCGCGCGGTGCAGGAGATCCTGGGCCATAGCAGCCTCGCAACCACGCAGATCTACACCCACGTCTCCGTCGACCGGCTCCGGAAGAGTTATCTGCAGGCGCACCCGAGGGCCTGACGCCCGGTGCACAAGCGGCCGGCCGTCGGCCGCGCGGTAATTGTGACGCCAATCGACACCGCCCGGCGCGCCGCGAAAAGACTCGCCGAATCTCACTGGCGTAATTAGGTGGGGTACGGCACAATGGGAACCACGCCCGGCAACTCTCAACTGTAGCTTGAAGCTCTCCAGCCTCACGCCTCCACCGAGAAGCCGGTCAGCAACTTAATAGTCTGGCAGGATCACCGGCACAATTACGGACCGCGCAACAGGCAGACATCCAGGCAGAGGTCGTTGGGGAAGACGTACCTACAGCTATGGAGGATGGAATGTCTGTTGCACTGACCCGCGGTGTGTTGTTTGTTCACTCGGCCCCGACCGCACTGTGCCCCCACGTTGAGTGGGCCATAGGATCGGTCGTGGACAAGCGGACCGACCTTGAGTGGACCGCTCAGCCAGCCGCGCCCGGAATGTTCCGGGCCGAGCTCTCGTGGACCGGAACACCCGGCACGGGGGCACAATTGGCGTCCGCTCTGCGGGGCTGGGCGCATTTGCGCTACGAAGTCACCGAAGAACCCAGCCAGGGTGTTGATGGCGGACGCTGGTCTCACACGCCCGAGCTCGGCATCTTCCATGCCGTCACCGACGTGCACGGCAACATCATGGTCTCCGAGGACCGCATCCGCTACGCCTACGAAGCAGGCGCCGGCGACCCCTCCGCGGTCTACCACGAGCTTTCCCTGGCCCTCGGCGAGGCCTGGGACGAGGAACTCGAGCCGTTCCGGCACGCAGCCGAAGGCGCCCCCGTGCGCTGGCTCCACCAGGTCGGCTAGACTCCTCCGGCGGACACGTCGCCAAACACTCCATAGCTACGCCAAATGACAGATGGCGGCAATGTTCATGAAGAACATTGCCGCCATCTGGCGTTACAAGCGAGTCCCACCAGCATCGAGAATGCAGTTGACGGCAATGTTCGCGGAGAACATTGCCGTCAACTGCCAACTCGGCGCAGCTGCGGGCAGCCGGGCACCCTGAATTAGACGCTCCGCACCGCGATGACGGCGTTGTGGCCGCCGAAGCCGAAGGAGTTGCTCAGCGCCACGATGTTGCCGGAGGGCAGGTCACGGGCTGAGGTGACGACGTCGAACGGGATCTCCGGATCCTGGTTCTCGAGGTTGATGGTCACCGGTGCCTTGCGCTCGTAGACGGCCAGGACCGTCAGCACGGCCTCAACCGCACCTGAGGCGCCCAGCAGGTGTCCCATCTGGGACTTCGTGGCGGAGACCGCCACGTTTTCCACCTGGCTGCCCAGTGCCGTCTTCAGGGCCGTGTACTCGGGCTTGTCGCCCACCGGGGTGGAGGTGGCGTGCGCGTTGACGTGCACCACCTCCTCGGCCTGGATGCGGCCGTCGAACATCGCAGCCTTAAGGGCACGCGTGGCGCCCAGGCCCTGGGGATCCGGGGCGGTGATGTGGTACGCGTCGGCGGTGACCGAGGTGCCGGCAAGCTCGGCGTAGATACGAGCGCCACGGGCCAGGGCGTGTTCCTCGGCTTCCAGCACCAGCGCGCCGGCGCCTTCACCCATCACGAAGCCGTCCCGGTCGCGGTCGTAGGGACGCGAGGCGCGCTCGGGCTCGTCGTTCCGTCGGGAAAGCGCCTGCATCGAGGCGAACGCGGCGATCGGCATCGGGTGGATGGCGGCTTCAGCGCCGCCGCAGACGACGACGTCCGCCTTCCCGGACCGGATCAGGTCCAGGCCCATGTGTACGGCTTCGGTGCCGGACGCGCAGGCGGAAACCGGGGTGTGGGCACCGGCGCGGGCGCCGAGGTCCAGGCTGACCGCTGCCGCGGGGCCGTTGGGCATCAGCATCGGCACGGTCATCGGCAGGACCCGGCGCGGGCCCTTTTCGCGCAGGGTGTCCCACGCATCCAGGAGGGTCCAGACGCCGCCGATGCCGGTGGCGAAGGCAACGGCGAGGCGGTCGTGGTCGAACTCGGTGATGCCGGAGTCGGCCCAGGCCTCGCGGGAGGCCACCACGGCGAACTGCGTGGACGGGTCCATGCGCTTGGCCTCGACCCGGCTGAGGACCTCGGTTGCGGGGTTCGTGGCGCGTGCGGCAAAGTGCACGGGCAATTCAAACTTGGCCACCCAGTCGTCCTCGAGCGTGTGCGCGCCGGAGACGCCCTTCAGCGCGTTCTTCCACATCGTGGGGACATCGCCGCCAATGGGCGTGGTGGCACCCAGACCGGTAATGACTACTTTGCGTGCCATGGGATCACTCTCTGTCGGTGCGCCTGCCGGGTCGGGAACCGGAACGGTCTGCCGCGGCCTGCGAGGAAATACGGTGTGGCTCTGCAGACGGGTGCTGCAAGAGGTGCTGCAAAGTGGTCCGGCCCGGGGTGCTGCTGCAGCGCCCCGGACCGGCCGTGGATCTCAGCCGTTGCCGGCAGGAGCCAAAACGGACAGGCTCAGGCCTGCGCGCTTGCGATGAAGCTGACGGCGTCACCGACGGTCTTGAGGTTCTTGACCTCTTCGTCCGGGATGCGCACGCCGAACTTCTCTTCGGCGTTGACGACGATCGTCATCATGGAGATCGAGTCGATGTCCAGGTCCTCGGTGAAGGACTTGTCCATTTCGACAGCCTCGGGGGCCAGGCCGGTCTCTTCGTTGACGATTTCAGCCAGGCCGGCCAGGATCTCTTCGTTGCTAGCCATTGGTGGCTCCTTTTCTTGTAGGTGCCTTCCACGGCCGGGAGTGCCGGCCGCTTCGGGCGAAATGGTTCAAACCGAGAATTCGGCTTGGTGTGGGAATCCGTGCTGTGAAAGAACGTATTCAGTTTCGGGGGAGGTGGCGGGCGCCTACGGAAGCACGACCACTTGGGCACCGAACACCAGTCCGGCACCGAAGCCGATCTGCAGTGCGAGCCCGCCGCTCAGCTCAGGGTTTTCCTGCAGCAGGCGGTGGGTGGCCAACGGGATGGAGGCAGCCGAGGTGTTGCCGGCTTCCGCGATGTCCCGGGCGATCGTGACCGTCTCGGGAAGTTTCAGTTTCTTGGCCATCTCGTCGATGATGCGCATGTTCGCCTGGTGCGGAATGAATGCGGCGAGGTCATCGGAGGTGATGCCGGCAGCATCCAGCGCCTGCTGCGCCACTTTGGCCATCTCCCAGACGGCCCAGCGGAAGACCGTCTGGCCGTCCTGGCGCAGGGTCGGCCACAGCGCGGCGTCCGTTGCAGCGGCTTCCTCGTCGGTGATCGCGCTGCCCCTCTTGCCGCTCAGGGACAGTTCGCGGATGTCCAGCATGGAGTGCGTCATGCCGATGGCATCCCACTTGCTGCCGTCCGAGCCCCACACCGAGGGCCCGATGCCGGGGAGATCCGAGGGGCCGATGACGACGGCGCCTGCGCCGTCGCCCAGCAGGAAGGAGATGGTGCGCTCGGTGTTGTCGATGACGTCGGAGAGCTTCTCTGCGCCGACCACCAGGACGTAGTCGGCGGCGCCGGAGCGGACGAGGGCGTCAGCCTGCGCGATGCCGTAGCAGTATCCGGCACAGGCGGCCGAGATGTCGAAGGCCGGGGCCGGCGTCGCGCCCAGGCGGTCGGCGAGGCTGGCGGCGGCGGAGGGGGTGGCGTACGGGTGCGTGACGGTGGACACGATGACGGCGCCGAGCTGGGACGCGTCGATCCCAGCCTTCTCCAGCGCCTCGCGGGCAGCACCCTCGGCCATGTCGATCACGCCGACGTCGGCGGGGGCGCGGTGCCGGGTGATGATGCCGGTGCGCTGGCGGATCCACTCATCCGAGGAGTCAATCCACTGGCAGACGTCCTCGTTGGTGACAATCACGCTCGGCCGGTAGGCACCGACTCCAAGGATGCGCGTGTTCTCGCGCAGGGGAGCCTGCTTCAAAGTGGGTGCG from Arthrobacter sp. B3I9 encodes:
- a CDS encoding beta-ketoacyl-ACP synthase III, whose amino-acid sequence is MSAPTLKQAPLRENTRILGVGAYRPSVIVTNEDVCQWIDSSDEWIRQRTGIITRHRAPADVGVIDMAEGAAREALEKAGIDASQLGAVIVSTVTHPYATPSAAASLADRLGATPAPAFDISAACAGYCYGIAQADALVRSGAADYVLVVGAEKLSDVIDNTERTISFLLGDGAGAVVIGPSDLPGIGPSVWGSDGSKWDAIGMTHSMLDIRELSLSGKRGSAITDEEAAATDAALWPTLRQDGQTVFRWAVWEMAKVAQQALDAAGITSDDLAAFIPHQANMRIIDEMAKKLKLPETVTIARDIAEAGNTSAASIPLATHRLLQENPELSGGLALQIGFGAGLVFGAQVVVLP
- the fabF gene encoding beta-ketoacyl-ACP synthase II; this translates as MARKVVITGLGATTPIGGDVPTMWKNALKGVSGAHTLEDDWVAKFELPVHFAARATNPATEVLSRVEAKRMDPSTQFAVVASREAWADSGITEFDHDRLAVAFATGIGGVWTLLDAWDTLREKGPRRVLPMTVPMLMPNGPAAAVSLDLGARAGAHTPVSACASGTEAVHMGLDLIRSGKADVVVCGGAEAAIHPMPIAAFASMQALSRRNDEPERASRPYDRDRDGFVMGEGAGALVLEAEEHALARGARIYAELAGTSVTADAYHITAPDPQGLGATRALKAAMFDGRIQAEEVVHVNAHATSTPVGDKPEYTALKTALGSQVENVAVSATKSQMGHLLGASGAVEAVLTVLAVYERKAPVTINLENQDPEIPFDVVTSARDLPSGNIVALSNSFGFGGHNAVIAVRSV
- the dprA gene encoding DNA-processing protein DprA, which produces MEAERRARAALSRLFEPQDAAGLALVQVAGAEDALRIAIGELAAGPEIEEEISRVLADSESGGWNGLATVRMRWVPRIPDLAPDRDLATMQRLGGRMLIPSDELWPRQLADLGLQEPICLWWRGVEQPLPPASSAIALVGSRDSTSYGSSVTGDLAYSLAQRGFTIISGGAYGIDAHAHRAALAGSGGGVPTIAVMAGGVDRFYPSGNEDLLRAVANQGAVLAEVPPGSAPTRYRFLQRNRLIAALASVTVVVEARWRSGALNTAHHAETLGRAVGAVPGSVHSANSAGCHRLLREGGAVCVTDAGEVAELASPSGESLPAPKTGRAEVQDGLTLEDLILLDALPLRATSTVEKLATVAGLSADSVRAGLGRLGLLGLAESYRGGWKRSGKGG
- a CDS encoding tyrosine recombinase XerC, which translates into the protein MPSQELPAPLATAAEGFARYLEAERGRSVHTVRAYVSDVESLLGFAASEGVADLPGLELGTLRRWLGAQSEAGMSRATLGRRSATARAFTAWALREDLIDSDPALRLKAPRREKSLPGVLHQGQVLRLVEGAESAAVEGGPLPLRNRAMVELLYATGVRVGELAGLDVDDLDPDRRTLRVLGKGNKERTVPYGLPAALALDDWLRRGRPALATGTSGPALFLGARGNRVDQRQVRSVVRGLLEGLGDTSATGPHALRHSAATHLLDGGADLRAVQEILGHSSLATTQIYTHVSVDRLRKSYLQAHPRA
- a CDS encoding DUF3145 domain-containing protein encodes the protein MSVALTRGVLFVHSAPTALCPHVEWAIGSVVDKRTDLEWTAQPAAPGMFRAELSWTGTPGTGAQLASALRGWAHLRYEVTEEPSQGVDGGRWSHTPELGIFHAVTDVHGNIMVSEDRIRYAYEAGAGDPSAVYHELSLALGEAWDEELEPFRHAAEGAPVRWLHQVG
- a CDS encoding acyl carrier protein gives rise to the protein MASNEEILAGLAEIVNEETGLAPEAVEMDKSFTEDLDIDSISMMTIVVNAEEKFGVRIPDEEVKNLKTVGDAVSFIASAQA